The Heyndrickxia vini genome contains a region encoding:
- a CDS encoding NAD-dependent succinate-semialdehyde dehydrogenase, producing the protein MLIGQKEKGIFINGEWREAYSGAYRAITNPATLEKLTEISYGGKEDALEAIEEAKAAFPSWSKKKTARERSRYLYKAYEKMLENKEQLAQILTSEQGKPLSEARTEIESAASYLLWYAEEASRVYGEIIPPSNANKRSLVIPQAIGVIAAITPWNFPASMVTRKLGPSLAAGCTVVLKPASQTPLTAMAIVKLFEEIGLPKGVLNLVAGDARAVGEALTQSPDVRLITFTGSTEVGRDLMKNSSQHIKKLSLELGGHAPILVLEDANLETAVDLTIASKFRNCGQTCICANRVYVHQKIAEEFIEKLSEKVKNLKIGNGNEDSTVIGPMIDQNAVEKVTEHVEDALKHGASIVAGGKEWNGGLGGHFYEPTVLVDVNERMKVMNEETFGPVLPIETFDSLEKVIEKANQLPYGLAAYIITESTNRLFQLTEALEYGIIGVNDVFPATAEAPFGGIKESGFGKEGGKEGILEFVEMKYVSIGMTK; encoded by the coding sequence ATGTTAATTGGACAAAAGGAAAAAGGGATATTTATAAATGGAGAATGGCGTGAAGCGTATTCGGGTGCTTATCGGGCGATTACTAACCCAGCAACTTTAGAAAAGCTGACGGAAATATCGTATGGAGGAAAAGAGGATGCTCTAGAAGCTATCGAGGAAGCAAAAGCTGCTTTTCCTTCTTGGTCGAAAAAAAAAACGGCAAGAGAACGTTCAAGGTATTTGTACAAAGCATATGAAAAGATGCTTGAAAATAAAGAGCAGCTTGCACAAATTTTAACGTCGGAACAGGGGAAGCCTCTTTCAGAAGCTCGAACAGAAATCGAATCAGCCGCGAGTTACTTATTGTGGTATGCAGAGGAAGCAAGCCGTGTTTATGGAGAAATCATTCCACCATCTAACGCAAATAAGCGGTCACTCGTTATTCCGCAAGCAATCGGTGTAATTGCTGCGATAACGCCATGGAATTTTCCTGCCTCAATGGTGACTAGAAAACTTGGACCTTCTTTAGCTGCCGGTTGTACTGTAGTCCTGAAACCTGCATCACAAACACCATTAACGGCAATGGCCATCGTGAAACTTTTTGAAGAAATAGGTCTTCCAAAAGGAGTATTGAATCTAGTTGCAGGTGACGCAAGAGCTGTTGGAGAGGCGTTGACACAAAGTCCAGATGTTCGTTTGATTACATTCACTGGTTCAACAGAAGTAGGAAGAGATTTAATGAAAAATAGTTCCCAGCATATAAAAAAGTTATCACTAGAGTTAGGCGGACACGCACCAATTCTTGTTCTAGAAGATGCTAACCTTGAAACAGCCGTTGATTTAACAATTGCAAGTAAATTTAGAAACTGTGGGCAAACTTGTATTTGTGCGAACAGAGTCTATGTACATCAGAAGATTGCTGAAGAATTTATCGAAAAACTATCGGAAAAAGTAAAGAACCTTAAAATCGGTAATGGGAATGAGGATTCAACGGTCATCGGTCCAATGATTGATCAAAATGCGGTGGAAAAAGTAACAGAACATGTCGAGGATGCTTTGAAACATGGTGCGTCAATTGTAGCTGGGGGAAAGGAATGGAATGGAGGATTAGGCGGTCATTTCTATGAACCTACTGTTCTTGTAGATGTAAATGAACGAATGAAGGTTATGAACGAAGAAACATTTGGACCTGTTTTGCCGATTGAAACATTTGATTCATTGGAAAAGGTAATTGAAAAAGCAAATCAGCTTCCATATGGTTTAGCAGCCTATATTATTACTGAAAGCACGAACCGTCTATTTCAGCTGACAGAAGCATTAGAGTACGGCATTATAGGGGTGAATGATGTTTTTCCAGCAACAGCAGAGGCACCGTTTGGAGGGATAAAAGAATCAGGGTTTGGAAAAGAAGGTGGAAAGGAAGGAATACTAGAGTTTGTTGAAATGAAGTATGTTTCGATAGGTATGACGAAATAA
- a CDS encoding ABC transporter ATP-binding protein, with product MAKLLKNLSFYKWIVLAVFGLVFLQSMSDLYLPTLMADIIDKGVVVGDTPYIWKIGGLMLLVSAFGALASVAASYFSSKAAMGFGRDIRRKVFNHVEKFSLQDFDEVGTASLITRTTNDITQVQQVVIMMLRMVVSAPIMFVGGLIMALSKDAKLSLIIVVTIPLLVGSILLIMNKGIPLFKVVQTRLDRLNLVLRENLTGIRVIRAFNREKQEKVRLQKANKDLTDVSIKVNKVMALLMPVMMLVMNLTVVGVIWFGGIRIDNGAMQVGDLMAFIQYVMQIMFALVMASMMFVMVPRAAVSAKRINEVLGMKPTFLDEGKQAADKNRGTLEFEHVSFSYPGAEEPALLDIDFKANSGEVTAIIGGTGAGKTTLVNLIPRFFDVSSGTIRVNGVDVRDASQEEVRSKIGFVPQKALLFSGTIAENIRFGKEDATQEEIVHAAKVAQAEDFIGKMDAGYDSVISQGGANISGGQKQRLSIARALVRKPDIYIFDDSFSALDYKTDAKLRAALKSETEAATVILVAQRVSTVIDADQIIVLDKGKIAGIGTHKELLETNEVYREIVESQLSEEEIA from the coding sequence ATGGCTAAGCTATTGAAAAATTTATCATTTTATAAATGGATCGTTCTAGCAGTATTTGGCCTTGTTTTCCTACAATCGATGTCGGATCTCTATTTACCTACACTAATGGCGGATATTATCGATAAAGGTGTAGTCGTTGGGGATACGCCATATATTTGGAAAATTGGTGGGCTCATGTTGCTAGTTTCTGCTTTTGGTGCTTTAGCATCTGTTGCTGCAAGCTATTTTTCATCAAAGGCTGCTATGGGGTTCGGGCGAGATATTCGCCGAAAAGTCTTTAACCATGTAGAGAAGTTTTCACTACAAGATTTTGATGAAGTAGGTACAGCATCCTTAATTACGAGAACGACAAATGATATTACACAAGTACAGCAAGTGGTCATTATGATGCTTCGTATGGTGGTTAGTGCCCCAATTATGTTTGTAGGTGGCCTGATTATGGCGCTGTCTAAAGATGCAAAATTATCGCTAATCATCGTTGTCACCATTCCGCTATTGGTCGGTTCGATCTTATTAATTATGAATAAAGGAATTCCTCTTTTTAAAGTCGTTCAGACACGATTAGATCGTCTGAATTTAGTATTGCGTGAAAACTTGACAGGAATTCGGGTTATTCGTGCATTTAATCGTGAAAAACAAGAAAAGGTTCGACTTCAAAAGGCAAATAAAGATTTAACGGATGTTTCCATTAAAGTGAATAAGGTAATGGCACTTTTAATGCCTGTTATGATGCTTGTGATGAATTTAACGGTTGTAGGCGTCATATGGTTTGGTGGGATTCGTATTGATAATGGTGCAATGCAAGTAGGAGATCTTATGGCCTTTATTCAATACGTAATGCAAATTATGTTTGCACTTGTGATGGCATCGATGATGTTTGTTATGGTGCCTCGTGCAGCGGTATCAGCAAAACGGATTAATGAAGTTCTGGGAATGAAACCAACGTTTTTAGATGAGGGGAAACAAGCAGCTGATAAGAATCGTGGAACGCTTGAATTTGAACATGTATCATTCAGTTATCCTGGTGCAGAAGAACCTGCATTATTAGATATCGATTTTAAAGCCAATTCAGGTGAAGTGACGGCGATTATCGGTGGAACAGGAGCGGGAAAGACAACTTTAGTGAATTTAATTCCAAGGTTTTTTGATGTGTCTAGCGGAACGATTCGGGTAAATGGTGTGGATGTCCGTGATGCGTCTCAAGAGGAAGTGCGTTCAAAAATTGGTTTTGTACCTCAGAAGGCACTGCTTTTTTCGGGAACGATTGCGGAAAATATTCGTTTTGGAAAAGAAGACGCAACACAAGAAGAAATTGTCCACGCTGCAAAAGTCGCTCAAGCTGAAGATTTTATTGGCAAAATGGACGCTGGTTACGATTCTGTCATTTCACAAGGTGGTGCAAATATATCCGGTGGACAAAAACAACGTCTTTCAATAGCGAGGGCACTCGTTAGAAAGCCTGATATTTATATTTTTGATGATAGTTTTTCTGCCCTTGATTATAAAACGGATGCAAAATTACGTGCAGCACTAAAGAGTGAGACAGAAGCGGCAACAGTTATTCTCGTTGCACAGCGGGTGAGTACCGTTATCGATGCAGATCAAATTATCGTATTAGATAAAGGGAAAATTGCTGGGATAGGAACACATAAAGAATTACTAGAAACGAATGAAGTTTATCGTGAAATAGTTGAATCACAGCTTTCAGAGGAGGAGATTGCATGA
- a CDS encoding APC family permease yields MSKNNDFSKVLSRADVIVLAFGAMIGWGWVVLSGDWISKAGSLGSMLAFLIGGIMVTFVGLVYSELTTALPKTGGAHHFAQEAFGSKAAFIVSWSILLGYVSVVAFEAVALPTVIEYIFPNYQVGYMWTIAGWDVYFSWVAVGMVGSIIVTWINFIGVKQAAVLQLVLTALLAIVGLFLIFGSAFGGEVKNMDPLFTGGMAGLMGVMIMTPFMFVGFDVIPQMAEEMNIPKKTVGRVLLLSVALAVLWYIFIILGVSLSLNEGQLKVSSLPTADAMGAVFGSAVFSKILILGGIAGILTSWNAFIIGGSRVMYAMAQDGMLPGWFGKLHPKYKTPKNAILVIGLLATVCPLLGRPALVWLVDAGGLSIVIAYFIVSLSFVVLRKTQPKLPRPFQAGKSNIVGILASILSIGFIVLYMPGMPASLVWPYEWIIFGAWWVAGLYFFMKIPKVERIQTSTTEQTFKE; encoded by the coding sequence ATGTCAAAAAATAACGATTTTAGCAAAGTGTTATCACGGGCAGATGTTATTGTATTAGCTTTTGGAGCAATGATTGGTTGGGGCTGGGTCGTCTTATCAGGGGATTGGATTTCAAAGGCTGGATCATTAGGTTCAATGCTTGCCTTCCTTATTGGAGGCATTATGGTTACCTTTGTTGGTTTGGTTTATTCAGAACTTACAACAGCCTTGCCGAAAACAGGTGGCGCCCACCATTTTGCTCAAGAGGCATTTGGTTCAAAAGCGGCATTTATCGTATCGTGGTCGATTTTATTAGGATATGTTTCTGTCGTTGCATTTGAGGCAGTGGCATTACCAACGGTTATAGAATATATCTTTCCTAATTATCAAGTTGGTTATATGTGGACGATTGCTGGATGGGATGTTTACTTTTCCTGGGTGGCAGTCGGAATGGTCGGATCGATTATAGTTACTTGGATTAACTTTATTGGGGTAAAACAAGCGGCAGTATTGCAATTAGTTTTAACTGCCTTGCTAGCAATCGTAGGTCTTTTCTTAATTTTCGGTTCAGCTTTTGGTGGAGAAGTAAAAAATATGGATCCTCTTTTCACTGGAGGAATGGCTGGACTGATGGGAGTAATGATTATGACTCCATTTATGTTTGTCGGATTTGATGTTATCCCACAAATGGCTGAGGAAATGAATATTCCGAAGAAAACAGTTGGAAGGGTTCTTCTCTTATCTGTCGCTTTAGCTGTTCTATGGTATATTTTTATCATTTTAGGTGTCTCATTATCTTTAAATGAAGGTCAGTTGAAGGTATCCAGTTTACCAACAGCTGATGCAATGGGTGCGGTGTTTGGTTCAGCCGTGTTCTCCAAAATATTAATATTGGGTGGAATAGCCGGGATATTAACGAGTTGGAATGCATTTATTATTGGCGGCAGCCGTGTTATGTATGCAATGGCTCAAGACGGGATGCTGCCTGGCTGGTTTGGAAAACTTCATCCTAAATATAAAACACCGAAAAATGCCATTTTAGTTATTGGATTACTCGCTACGGTATGTCCGCTTCTTGGACGGCCAGCACTTGTTTGGTTGGTCGATGCAGGCGGATTATCTATCGTTATTGCTTACTTTATTGTTTCATTATCCTTTGTCGTTCTACGAAAAACGCAGCCTAAACTGCCAAGACCGTTTCAGGCTGGAAAAAGTAATATTGTTGGAATTTTAGCCTCAATACTAAGCATAGGCTTTATCGTATTGTATATGCCTGGTATGCCGGCTTCATTAGTTTGGCCTTATGAATGGATTATCTTTGGAGCGTGGTGGGTTGCTGGTCTGTACTTCTTTATGAAAATACCTAAAGTGGAAAGGATTCAAACGAGTACTACAGAACAAACATTTAAGGAGTGA
- a CDS encoding AraC family transcriptional regulator, giving the protein MAWVESLQKAINYMEEHLLEEITIDDIANQANASTFHFQRTFSVLTDVSVGEYLRRRRLTLAAEELARTNAKIIDLAYKYGYDTPEAFTKAFRKQHGITPSDARKGIGKLQSYNRLMIQVNLKGVEPMKYSIVEKGAFQIVGIKREFSYANGENLVGIPKLWDEVNANGTDDELFKVNNGPVNGVLGVCVDNGSTRPQQMDYWIAAAHDGDVPDKFEKLELPASKWAVFEVHGPMPDAMQKVWKQIFSEWFPSSGYQHAGTPELEVYPNEDAFSPDSYSEIWIPVK; this is encoded by the coding sequence ATGGCATGGGTGGAATCATTACAAAAGGCAATTAACTACATGGAAGAGCATTTGCTGGAGGAGATAACAATTGATGATATAGCTAACCAAGCTAACGCTTCAACGTTTCACTTTCAGCGAACATTTTCAGTGCTAACTGATGTCTCTGTAGGTGAATATCTTCGTCGGAGACGCTTAACACTAGCAGCCGAAGAATTAGCAAGAACAAATGCTAAAATTATTGATCTCGCCTATAAGTATGGCTACGACACTCCCGAGGCTTTCACTAAAGCCTTTCGTAAGCAGCACGGGATAACCCCAAGTGATGCACGTAAAGGCATTGGAAAGCTGCAATCTTATAACCGCCTGATGATACAGGTGAATCTGAAAGGGGTAGAACCAATGAAGTACAGTATTGTTGAGAAAGGTGCATTTCAAATCGTCGGAATTAAGCGAGAATTTTCATACGCGAACGGTGAAAATCTTGTCGGTATTCCAAAGCTTTGGGATGAAGTCAATGCAAATGGAACAGATGATGAGCTATTCAAGGTAAACAATGGTCCGGTTAATGGGGTGCTAGGTGTCTGCGTCGATAATGGTTCAACGCGACCGCAACAAATGGATTACTGGATCGCCGCTGCTCACGATGGTGATGTTCCTGATAAATTTGAAAAGCTGGAGCTACCTGCTTCTAAATGGGCTGTATTTGAAGTTCACGGTCCAATGCCTGATGCCATGCAAAAAGTGTGGAAACAGATTTTTTCGGAATGGTTCCCATCCAGTGGCTATCAACATGCGGGGACGCCAGAATTGGAAGTATATCCAAATGAAGACGCATTTAGTCCCGATTCCTATTCTGAAATTTGGATTCCGGTAAAATAA
- a CDS encoding ABC transporter permease, with translation MSKMKELSFGITNAIFIGRSIRHSLRNVEALVMAIALPIMLMLLFTYVFGGAIDASGEYVSYVVPGIILLCAGFGSSSTAVDVANDMMNGIIDRFRTMPIKSHYVITGHVVASLVRNLVATVIVIGVAFLVGFRPSASFLEWVGALAVIILFILALTWLYAAIGLIASSPTAASSYGFVLLFLPYLSSAFVPTETMPKWLQGIAENQPFTPIIETIRGLLTNTPVNNSAWWAIGWCLFILIGSFVWCRWLFRRKAGRR, from the coding sequence ATGTCGAAAATGAAGGAACTTTCTTTTGGTATTACAAATGCTATCTTTATAGGAAGAAGCATCCGCCATAGTTTGCGAAATGTTGAAGCATTGGTCATGGCAATCGCTCTTCCTATTATGCTAATGCTGCTTTTTACGTATGTATTTGGTGGCGCGATTGATGCAAGTGGGGAGTACGTATCGTATGTGGTTCCAGGTATTATTTTGCTTTGTGCAGGATTTGGGTCATCAAGTACAGCGGTTGATGTCGCAAATGATATGATGAATGGCATAATTGATCGGTTTCGAACAATGCCTATTAAAAGCCATTATGTAATTACAGGGCATGTAGTTGCTAGCTTAGTACGTAATTTAGTAGCTACTGTAATTGTCATTGGAGTAGCGTTTCTTGTTGGCTTCCGGCCATCTGCTAGTTTTTTGGAATGGGTCGGTGCATTAGCTGTTATTATACTATTTATTTTAGCATTAACTTGGCTCTATGCAGCTATCGGTCTGATTGCATCCAGCCCAACAGCAGCCAGTAGTTATGGATTTGTTCTTCTATTCCTTCCATACTTGTCAAGTGCATTTGTTCCAACGGAAACAATGCCGAAATGGCTTCAAGGGATAGCAGAAAATCAACCTTTTACTCCCATAATTGAAACGATTCGAGGATTGCTTACAAATACACCAGTAAATAATAGTGCCTGGTGGGCGATAGGATGGTGTTTATTCATTCTTATTGGATCGTTTGTATGGTGTAGGTGGTTGTTTCGTCGCAAGGCGGGTCGTCGATAA
- a CDS encoding MarR family winged helix-turn-helix transcriptional regulator — protein sequence MNQLSLEILHAFDHVQQNARKIFQKTASDHNLSIPQLVLLTKLAPQIEMTQKELGKETQLPKSTLSQAVDGLVLAGLIHRHPVEDNRREMQLILSEKGKKFFKTIWVQKGSIHHAFECALQTFSEKQSEDFLAALRQIALFLEKEILEQGE from the coding sequence TTGAATCAGCTTTCATTAGAAATTCTTCACGCATTCGATCATGTACAACAAAATGCGAGGAAAATCTTTCAAAAAACAGCTTCCGATCATAACCTCTCGATCCCACAATTGGTATTACTAACGAAATTGGCACCACAAATAGAAATGACACAAAAGGAGCTAGGTAAGGAAACTCAGCTACCGAAAAGTACATTAAGTCAGGCCGTTGATGGTCTTGTTTTAGCTGGATTGATTCATCGGCACCCTGTTGAAGACAATCGAAGGGAAATGCAATTGATATTGAGTGAGAAAGGCAAGAAATTTTTTAAGACGATTTGGGTTCAAAAGGGAAGTATTCATCATGCTTTCGAATGTGCACTTCAAACATTTTCTGAAAAGCAATCCGAAGATTTCCTTGCTGCACTTCGCCAAATTGCACTATTTTTAGAAAAAGAAATATTAGAACAAGGAGAATGA
- a CDS encoding ABC transporter ATP-binding protein produces the protein MSKHKKSHPRGGGPGHGGGHMMMAGQKAKNFKGTFKRLLSYLKPLRNQLVAVFFAATMSTIFTIAGPKIMGNAITEVFKGAYAKFKGVPGAEIDFGAIGQLLLLLGGLYVISSLFTYIQQYIMSSVAQKTVYHLREDVNEKLEKLPLKYYDGRPNGETLSRVTNDIDLIGSTLQQSVTQFITSIVMIVGIIIMMLTISPLLTLISIVSLPVSIFVIKPILKKSQKHFADQQRTLGKLNGHIEEMYTGHQVVKAFGHEKKALEQFDEVNEELYQAGRKAQFISGIIMPMMFFVGNLSYVLISVIGGILVTKRAISIGDIQAFITYTKQFTQPITQTANIANIIQSTVAAAERVFELLDEEEEIQEKNTSTLTHAKGAVTFEHVDFGYGNDLLIEDMNIDVHPGQTVAIVGPTGAGKTTLINLLMRFYELNGGAIKIDGIDTREISREDLRTTFGMVLQDTWLFNGTIKENLAYGKNGSTDEEIFQAAKAARADHFIRTLPDGYDTVLNEEASNISQGQKQLLTIARAILADPPIMILDEATSSVDTRTELLIQQAMNRLMEGRTSFVIAHRLSTIRDADLILVMNQGKVIEQGSHQELLEADGFYADLYNSQFSKQVAG, from the coding sequence ATGAGTAAGCATAAAAAATCGCATCCTCGTGGCGGTGGACCAGGGCACGGTGGCGGTCATATGATGATGGCTGGACAGAAGGCTAAAAATTTTAAAGGAACCTTCAAGCGTCTGCTTTCTTATTTAAAGCCTCTTCGCAATCAATTAGTCGCAGTGTTTTTTGCTGCAACAATGAGTACGATTTTTACCATTGCAGGCCCAAAAATTATGGGAAACGCCATTACTGAAGTTTTTAAAGGGGCATATGCAAAATTTAAAGGTGTTCCGGGTGCGGAAATAGACTTTGGTGCCATTGGCCAGCTTCTCCTCCTTTTAGGAGGTCTATATGTTATTAGTAGTTTATTTACGTACATTCAGCAATATATTATGTCAAGTGTAGCGCAGAAAACGGTGTACCATTTGAGAGAAGATGTAAATGAAAAGCTTGAGAAGCTTCCACTTAAATATTATGATGGTCGTCCAAACGGAGAGACATTAAGTCGAGTGACAAATGATATTGATTTAATAGGGAGTACATTACAGCAAAGTGTTACCCAGTTTATTACATCGATTGTTATGATTGTTGGTATCATTATTATGATGTTAACCATTAGTCCGCTCCTCACATTGATATCAATCGTTAGCTTGCCAGTGTCTATCTTTGTGATTAAACCTATTTTGAAAAAATCGCAAAAGCATTTTGCTGATCAACAACGAACACTAGGAAAGTTAAATGGACATATAGAGGAAATGTATACGGGACACCAAGTGGTAAAAGCATTTGGACATGAGAAGAAAGCACTTGAACAGTTTGATGAAGTAAATGAAGAATTATATCAAGCAGGACGTAAAGCTCAATTTATCTCAGGAATCATTATGCCGATGATGTTTTTCGTTGGAAATTTAAGCTATGTTTTAATCAGTGTAATTGGCGGAATATTAGTGACAAAACGAGCGATTTCAATAGGTGATATTCAAGCATTTATTACCTATACAAAGCAATTTACACAACCGATTACACAAACTGCGAACATCGCCAATATTATACAGTCAACGGTTGCGGCCGCGGAACGTGTTTTTGAGCTTCTCGATGAGGAAGAGGAAATTCAAGAAAAGAACACATCAACTTTAACTCATGCAAAAGGTGCGGTTACCTTTGAACATGTTGATTTCGGTTATGGAAATGATTTATTAATAGAAGATATGAATATAGATGTTCATCCGGGTCAAACGGTCGCCATTGTCGGACCAACAGGTGCCGGGAAGACGACATTGATAAATTTATTAATGAGATTTTATGAACTTAATGGTGGTGCCATTAAAATTGACGGCATCGATACGAGGGAAATATCCCGTGAAGATTTGCGGACAACATTCGGAATGGTGCTTCAGGATACGTGGTTATTTAATGGAACGATAAAAGAGAATTTAGCGTATGGAAAGAATGGTTCAACAGATGAAGAAATCTTCCAAGCAGCTAAAGCAGCTCGTGCTGATCATTTTATCCGTACACTTCCAGATGGATATGACACCGTATTGAATGAAGAAGCATCGAATATTTCTCAAGGGCAAAAACAACTTCTTACAATTGCTCGAGCAATTTTAGCCGACCCTCCGATTATGATTTTGGATGAAGCAACTTCAAGTGTTGATACACGTACCGAATTATTGATTCAGCAGGCCATGAATCGATTGATGGAAGGAAGAACAAGCTTCGTCATTGCTCACCGCCTTTCAACAATTAGAGATGCCGATTTAATTTTAGTCATGAACCAAGGTAAAGTGATTGAACAGGGTTCTCACCAAGAATTATTGGAAGCGGATGGATTTTATGCGGATCTTTATAACAGTCAGTTTTCGAAGCAAGTAGCTGGATAA
- a CDS encoding aspartate aminotransferase family protein: MMKTDVHEMLIDLDKKHFIHPTSSLKQQNESGAPFIFTSGDGVYLTDTSGQKVLEGMASLWNVNVGYGRKELAEAAYDQMTKLAFTNSFSSMSNEPAIRLASKLAELAPGNLNAVFFTSGGSESNDTAYKLARYYWKLKGHAEKKKIISQKKGYHGVNIGATSATGISPFHSLTNSHAPDFVHVATFSLDSLRECIQKEGANHIAAFITEPVQGAGGVNIAPDGYLQEVRKICDENNILLIVDEVITGFGRTGKMFACEHYGVTPDLMLFAKGVTSGYIPLGGVMVTDTIHQELIDLSEGVLLHGYTYSGHATACAVGLKNIEIIENENLVENSRMMGEELLNGFKSLQMEFDFIGEVRTLGLIGAIEMVNPETNNRFDTLIAPRVSAEAAKRGLIVRTVGFEGMDTVVFSPPLIINKQEIHELISILREALIAVQKGL; this comes from the coding sequence ATGATGAAAACAGATGTCCATGAAATGTTGATCGATTTAGATAAGAAGCACTTTATCCACCCAACATCTTCTTTAAAACAACAAAATGAAAGCGGTGCACCTTTTATTTTTACGAGTGGAGATGGTGTGTATTTGACTGATACCTCAGGTCAAAAGGTGCTTGAAGGCATGGCCTCGCTTTGGAATGTGAATGTTGGATATGGTCGTAAAGAATTGGCTGAAGCTGCATATGACCAAATGACAAAGCTTGCGTTTACGAATTCGTTTTCCTCCATGAGTAATGAGCCTGCAATCCGACTGGCTAGTAAGTTAGCAGAACTTGCTCCTGGAAATTTAAACGCTGTATTTTTTACATCCGGAGGATCGGAGTCAAATGATACGGCATATAAATTGGCTCGATATTATTGGAAGCTTAAGGGACACGCGGAGAAGAAAAAAATTATTTCTCAAAAGAAAGGCTATCATGGTGTAAACATTGGAGCGACAAGTGCGACAGGGATTTCACCATTCCATTCCTTAACCAATTCCCATGCACCTGATTTTGTTCATGTAGCCACTTTTTCCTTAGATTCCCTCCGAGAATGTATTCAAAAGGAGGGTGCGAATCATATTGCAGCATTTATCACTGAGCCTGTTCAAGGTGCGGGTGGGGTAAATATAGCTCCTGATGGATATCTTCAGGAGGTACGGAAAATCTGTGATGAGAATAATATTTTGCTTATTGTTGATGAAGTCATTACCGGTTTTGGTCGTACTGGTAAGATGTTTGCATGTGAGCATTACGGAGTGACCCCAGATTTAATGTTGTTTGCGAAGGGAGTCACTAGCGGGTATATTCCACTAGGTGGTGTAATGGTAACGGATACGATTCATCAGGAGTTAATTGATTTATCAGAAGGAGTACTTCTTCACGGCTATACGTATAGTGGTCATGCGACGGCTTGTGCAGTAGGGTTAAAAAATATAGAGATCATTGAAAATGAGAATTTAGTAGAGAATTCAAGAATGATGGGTGAAGAATTGCTAAATGGTTTTAAAAGTCTTCAAATGGAATTCGATTTTATCGGTGAGGTTCGAACACTTGGTTTAATTGGTGCAATCGAAATGGTTAACCCGGAAACGAATAATCGCTTTGATACGTTGATCGCCCCACGTGTGAGTGCAGAGGCAGCAAAGAGAGGTTTAATTGTTCGGACAGTAGGATTTGAAGGAATGGATACGGTCGTTTTCTCGCCGCCACTTATTATTAATAAACAAGAAATTCACGAACTTATTTCTATTTTGAGAGAAGCATTAATTGCCGTTCAAAAAGGTTTATAG
- a CDS encoding ATP-binding cassette domain-containing protein, giving the protein MDSLSIEITGLRKKFGHHIVLDGIDLSVPSGSIFALLGPNGAGKTTIINILSTLVSPDSGTVRVAGHDVVTDIEGVKQSISLTGQYAAVDEILTAEENLRMMGRLSGLSAEDARSRTAELLEYFDLVESAHKRVKTFSGGMRRRLDLAISLVVSRPVLFLDEPTTGLDTRSRRVLWEIILKLAASGITIFLTTQYLEEADQLADNIAVIANGRVLAQGTAEELKSQIGGEVIEIRNEKDEVIHEYPTDGSIREFIQVLEHFSNVEAGENRISIRKPSMDDVFIELTSQNKEAI; this is encoded by the coding sequence ATGGATTCATTATCTATCGAAATAACAGGGCTTAGAAAAAAGTTTGGTCATCATATAGTACTTGATGGGATAGATTTGTCCGTTCCATCTGGAAGTATTTTTGCCCTGCTTGGCCCAAATGGCGCGGGAAAAACAACAATAATTAATATTTTATCTACGTTAGTATCCCCCGATTCGGGGACTGTGCGTGTCGCAGGCCATGATGTTGTCACGGATATAGAAGGAGTAAAACAATCTATTAGTCTTACAGGTCAGTATGCAGCGGTTGATGAAATATTAACGGCGGAGGAAAATCTCCGTATGATGGGCAGACTCTCAGGTCTAAGTGCAGAAGATGCAAGATCTAGAACTGCTGAACTTCTAGAATATTTTGACCTTGTGGAATCCGCGCATAAACGGGTCAAAACATTCTCCGGAGGTATGCGCCGCCGTTTGGATTTGGCAATCAGTTTAGTTGTTAGCCGTCCCGTTTTGTTTCTCGATGAACCAACAACAGGACTGGATACGCGTAGTAGAAGGGTATTATGGGAGATTATTCTAAAGCTTGCTGCTAGTGGAATTACAATATTTTTAACGACTCAATATTTAGAAGAAGCTGATCAATTAGCAGATAATATTGCTGTTATTGCTAATGGCCGCGTTTTGGCACAGGGAACGGCAGAGGAACTTAAATCACAAATCGGGGGAGAGGTTATTGAGATTCGAAATGAAAAAGATGAAGTGATCCATGAATATCCAACGGACGGAAGTATTCGTGAGTTCATTCAAGTACTGGAACACTTTTCCAATGTTGAAGCAGGTGAAAATCGAATCAGTATTCGAAAACCGAGTATGGATGATGTGTTTATTGAATTAACATCTCAAAATAAGGAGGCCATTTAA